Proteins encoded by one window of Archaeoglobus veneficus SNP6:
- a CDS encoding (Fe-S)-binding protein codes for MDVGEMLETYFERLSEVAESEKYKQCLQCGTCGGSCPYGIASPFTPRRMILAIRAKLVDEILESGAHWLCTSCYTCSYRCPSQIPLTDGIIPALRELSLLEGNPPEELAAALMNIARYGNPFRESPRKRDNWTKEVEFEVPTLSKKKSADVLFIPECFGSYHRRCKEITKAFAEVMYLLGTDFAILGNEERCIGDLTRLSGEFGLFEDLVEKNIKTFEKYEFNRIVTHDAHAYNALRREYPKYGFEKEVLHHTQFLFENLDKLKDMFNELDYVVTYHDSCYVGRRNGIFDEPRQVIQAIPGIKFVEMKRTRENALCCGGGGGGVWLDSFIKEFLKERPAEDRVREAALVGANVIVTACTLDVPMFEDALKMTGLEGQIEVKDISELVLEAIKG; via the coding sequence ATGGACGTAGGCGAGATGCTTGAAACGTACTTCGAAAGACTCTCGGAAGTGGCAGAATCTGAGAAGTACAAGCAGTGTCTTCAGTGCGGTACGTGCGGCGGTTCGTGTCCTTATGGTATTGCCTCACCTTTCACTCCGAGAAGGATGATTTTGGCTATCAGAGCAAAACTTGTTGATGAAATTCTCGAAAGTGGGGCTCACTGGCTGTGTACTTCCTGCTATACGTGCAGCTACAGATGCCCCAGTCAGATCCCCCTTACCGACGGCATAATTCCGGCTCTGCGTGAGCTTTCGCTACTTGAAGGTAACCCGCCCGAGGAGCTTGCTGCAGCGCTGATGAACATAGCACGCTACGGTAATCCCTTCAGAGAGTCTCCGAGAAAGAGGGACAACTGGACAAAGGAAGTGGAGTTTGAAGTACCTACACTATCAAAGAAGAAAAGTGCTGACGTTCTCTTTATCCCTGAGTGCTTTGGGTCATACCACCGGAGGTGTAAGGAGATCACCAAAGCCTTCGCCGAGGTTATGTACCTCCTTGGAACAGACTTTGCAATTCTTGGCAACGAGGAGCGGTGCATTGGCGATTTAACCCGCCTCAGCGGAGAGTTTGGGTTGTTTGAAGACCTCGTGGAGAAGAACATAAAGACATTCGAGAAGTACGAATTCAATAGAATTGTGACGCACGATGCGCATGCGTACAACGCGCTAAGGCGTGAATATCCGAAGTACGGCTTCGAGAAAGAAGTGCTGCATCACACACAGTTCCTGTTTGAAAACCTCGACAAGTTGAAGGACATGTTCAACGAGCTGGATTACGTCGTAACCTACCACGACTCGTGCTATGTCGGGAGAAGGAACGGAATCTTTGATGAGCCCCGTCAGGTGATTCAGGCGATTCCCGGCATAAAGTTCGTGGAGATGAAGAGGACAAGAGAGAACGCACTCTGCTGTGGAGGTGGAGGTGGCGGGGTCTGGCTTGATAGCTTCATAAAAGAGTTTCTCAAAGAGAGACCTGCGGAAGACAGGGTTAGAGAGGCTGCTCTGGTTGGAGCGAACGTCATTGTTACGGCGTGCACGCTTGATGTGCCCATGTTCGAAGATGCACTCAAAATGACAGGTCTCGAAGGTCAGATTGAGGTAAAGGACATCTCAGAACTCGTACTTGAAGCGATCAAGGGGTGA
- a CDS encoding electron transfer flavoprotein subunit beta/FixA family protein: MKICAILRLVPDLVEEIEISETEITPFAYIANERDEHAVEEALVLKEKSGATVDVLGIVDEDTETEIDEPLAMAYAKGADNLIKAILSRSTYRRIEVAKGLAEFLKDKEYDVIMVGIQAIDAFAGTLGGMLARCMGIPYIGGVVEADVQDGNLVVKKELGGGLLGEYKVSLPAVVGVVSAERPLKFVPFAKLRQAMKKAEIEEVEIEVPELEGVEVLRYYEPPKPEITLLEGEPEEIADKLVEVLKELSVL; encoded by the coding sequence ATGAAGATATGCGCGATCCTAAGGCTGGTTCCAGACCTCGTAGAGGAGATTGAAATCAGCGAGACGGAGATAACTCCCTTCGCATACATTGCAAACGAGAGAGATGAGCACGCAGTTGAGGAAGCGCTCGTTCTGAAAGAGAAAAGCGGTGCAACTGTTGATGTTTTAGGCATTGTCGACGAAGACACAGAAACGGAGATAGACGAACCCCTTGCAATGGCGTATGCAAAGGGCGCTGACAACCTGATCAAGGCAATCCTATCAAGGAGTACGTACAGAAGAATAGAAGTTGCAAAGGGACTTGCAGAATTTCTGAAGGACAAGGAATACGATGTCATAATGGTAGGCATTCAGGCGATAGATGCATTTGCAGGAACTCTCGGTGGAATGCTCGCCCGATGCATGGGAATTCCCTACATCGGTGGAGTCGTTGAAGCAGATGTTCAGGATGGCAACTTGGTCGTTAAAAAAGAACTTGGTGGTGGCCTGCTGGGAGAATACAAAGTGTCTCTGCCTGCGGTCGTTGGAGTGGTGTCTGCAGAACGCCCGCTTAAGTTCGTTCCGTTTGCAAAGCTGAGGCAGGCGATGAAGAAGGCAGAAATCGAGGAAGTCGAAATAGAGGTTCCTGAACTCGAGGGAGTAGAGGTTCTGAGGTACTACGAACCGCCAAAGCCAGAGATAACGCTGCTCGAGGGCGAGCCCGAGGAAATAGCAGACAAGCTTGTAGAAGTGCTGAAGGAACTTTCCGTGCTGTGA
- a CDS encoding electron transfer flavoprotein subunit alpha/FixB family protein, whose protein sequence is MDVLVFAEVIENEVQDITYELVGKAKQLASELGGKAVTLVIGNPDVSNINSDVIQVDAGDPSPWHYAIVEKVYERVKPAAILFGNTSASLDVASQFAAQLGLPIATLVTEISVSDGQFVATSIAYGGKIMVDLAVKSPGVFVVNRGSFQAEDGKGEVGSVEKLSLDELGVSDGVEFVGYIKPEVEDVDISKADIVVSVGRGIGDEANIELAEELAEVLGGVVAGSRPIIDSGWLPKTRQVGRSGKTVVGKLYLALGISGATEHVEGVKAKNVIAINTDRDAPIFRIARCGAVADVLELVPVLIDKIREIKGE, encoded by the coding sequence ATGGACGTTCTCGTCTTTGCAGAAGTTATAGAAAATGAGGTTCAGGACATTACCTACGAGCTCGTTGGAAAAGCAAAGCAGCTTGCCAGCGAACTTGGGGGTAAAGCTGTAACCCTCGTTATCGGAAATCCAGACGTGAGCAACATCAACAGCGATGTGATTCAGGTTGATGCCGGCGATCCCTCGCCATGGCACTACGCAATCGTTGAGAAGGTATATGAAAGAGTAAAACCTGCAGCAATCCTCTTCGGCAATACATCCGCAAGTCTCGACGTTGCATCTCAGTTTGCAGCCCAGCTTGGCCTGCCCATTGCCACACTGGTTACCGAGATATCAGTCAGCGATGGCCAGTTCGTCGCAACTTCCATTGCATACGGTGGAAAGATAATGGTAGACCTTGCAGTAAAGAGTCCGGGAGTTTTCGTCGTTAACAGAGGTAGCTTCCAGGCAGAAGACGGAAAGGGAGAAGTTGGTTCTGTTGAGAAGCTCAGCCTTGACGAACTTGGAGTCAGCGATGGCGTGGAGTTCGTCGGATACATAAAGCCAGAAGTGGAAGACGTGGACATATCCAAGGCTGACATCGTTGTTTCTGTAGGCAGAGGTATTGGCGACGAAGCGAACATTGAGCTTGCAGAGGAGCTTGCAGAAGTCCTTGGAGGTGTTGTTGCAGGTTCCCGTCCGATCATAGATTCTGGATGGCTTCCAAAGACAAGGCAGGTTGGAAGGAGCGGCAAAACCGTCGTTGGCAAACTCTACCTTGCTCTTGGTATAAGTGGGGCTACCGAGCACGTTGAGGGTGTAAAGGCCAAGAATGTGATTGCAATAAATACAGACAGAGACGCGCCAATCTTCAGAATTGCAAGGTGTGGGGCTGTTGCTGACGTGCTTGAGCTCGTGCCTGTGCTGATAGACAAGATCAGAGAGATCAAGGGAGAGTAA
- a CDS encoding CoB--CoM heterodisulfide reductase iron-sulfur subunit A family protein produces the protein MGEDDIKIGVYVCHCGRNIAEKVRIDEVVEFAKTLPNVAVVKDYKYMCSDPGQELIVKDIQEMGINRVVVAACSPTLHEQTFRNACRRAGLNPYLFQMANIRELDAWVTEDVRSATEKAKAFVRAAVNRVAIHEELEVGRARINPNVLIIGGGIAGISAALVLADAGVKVYLVEREATIGGNMAKFDKTFPTLDCAACILTPKMTAVKAHPNIELLTYAEVEEVSGYIGNFRVKIRKKPRYVKEDLCIGCYQCVEDCLFAEPLFPSEFDAGLGKRKPIHIPFPQAVPLVPFIDPNTCMWLTSKKCPQYCVEACEPDAIDFSMSDEFVEVEVGTIIVATGYKTFDASRIPQYGYGRYENVYTSLQVERMLNSTGPTGGEVLLANGKKPESVAIIHCVGSRDENYNKYCSKVCCMYSIKLARLVKERTGAEVYNFYIDVRAAGKAYEEFYKRVMSEGVYFIRGRVAEVTDIAKSPEEEGKLVVVAEDTLLGRVRRIPVDMVILSVGLEPQSDADRIRNMLKLSCSQDGWFLERHPKLAPVATATEGIFVAGCCQGPKDIPETVAQAEAAAGEALSLIQRGEVELEPNIAFIREERCSGCRICIGMCPYGAISFDEEKGVAVVNPAMCRGCGTCVAACPSKAAQQYLFRDEQIYAEIEGVLL, from the coding sequence ATGGGTGAGGACGACATAAAGATAGGTGTCTACGTTTGCCATTGTGGTAGAAATATCGCCGAAAAAGTCAGGATAGATGAGGTCGTGGAGTTTGCAAAAACACTCCCTAATGTCGCCGTTGTTAAAGACTACAAGTACATGTGCTCCGACCCTGGCCAGGAACTCATCGTGAAGGATATACAGGAAATGGGTATAAACAGGGTTGTCGTTGCCGCTTGCAGCCCGACACTTCACGAACAGACATTCAGAAACGCCTGCAGGAGGGCTGGTCTTAACCCGTACCTCTTTCAGATGGCAAACATAAGAGAGCTTGACGCCTGGGTTACTGAAGATGTCAGAAGCGCGACGGAAAAAGCGAAAGCCTTCGTGAGAGCAGCTGTCAATCGCGTCGCAATTCACGAGGAGCTCGAAGTTGGTAGAGCAAGAATAAACCCAAACGTGCTGATTATAGGTGGCGGTATTGCCGGTATTTCTGCTGCGCTCGTTCTCGCCGACGCGGGCGTAAAGGTGTATCTCGTTGAGAGAGAAGCTACAATAGGCGGCAACATGGCCAAGTTCGACAAAACGTTTCCAACTCTCGATTGCGCTGCGTGCATTCTGACCCCTAAGATGACTGCCGTCAAAGCCCATCCGAACATCGAGTTGCTGACGTATGCAGAAGTTGAGGAGGTCAGCGGCTATATTGGCAACTTCAGGGTTAAAATAAGAAAGAAGCCGAGGTACGTGAAGGAGGATCTCTGTATAGGCTGCTATCAGTGTGTCGAAGACTGTCTGTTCGCTGAACCGCTATTTCCGTCTGAGTTTGATGCTGGTCTCGGGAAGAGGAAGCCAATCCACATCCCGTTTCCGCAGGCTGTCCCCCTCGTTCCCTTTATCGATCCAAACACCTGTATGTGGCTTACGAGCAAGAAGTGCCCTCAGTACTGCGTGGAAGCGTGTGAGCCAGATGCAATCGATTTCAGTATGAGTGATGAGTTCGTTGAAGTAGAAGTGGGGACAATAATAGTGGCTACCGGATATAAGACGTTCGATGCTTCGAGAATTCCGCAGTACGGCTACGGGAGGTACGAGAACGTTTACACATCCCTTCAGGTTGAGAGGATGCTCAACTCCACCGGCCCGACAGGTGGAGAAGTTCTGCTCGCCAACGGCAAAAAGCCGGAGAGTGTTGCCATAATACACTGCGTCGGTAGCAGGGATGAGAACTACAACAAGTACTGCTCGAAAGTCTGCTGTATGTACTCCATCAAGCTTGCCCGCCTCGTAAAAGAGAGAACCGGTGCGGAGGTCTACAACTTCTATATTGACGTGAGGGCTGCAGGTAAGGCGTACGAGGAGTTCTACAAGCGAGTGATGAGCGAGGGCGTTTACTTCATCCGTGGCAGGGTTGCGGAAGTGACTGACATTGCAAAAAGCCCGGAGGAGGAGGGCAAACTCGTAGTCGTTGCTGAAGACACATTGCTCGGCAGGGTTCGCAGAATTCCCGTTGACATGGTCATACTCTCAGTCGGTCTCGAGCCTCAGAGCGATGCAGACAGAATAAGAAACATGCTTAAGCTGTCGTGCTCACAGGACGGCTGGTTCTTGGAGCGACATCCGAAGCTTGCTCCCGTTGCGACTGCCACAGAGGGTATATTCGTTGCAGGCTGCTGTCAGGGGCCGAAGGACATACCCGAGACCGTTGCTCAGGCAGAAGCAGCTGCAGGAGAGGCGCTGTCACTCATACAGCGTGGTGAGGTTGAACTTGAGCCGAATATAGCTTTCATAAGAGAGGAGCGCTGCTCGGGCTGCAGAATATGCATAGGAATGTGCCCGTACGGAGCCATATCCTTTGACGAAGAGAAGGGTGTAGCTGTTGTAAATCCGGCCATGTGTAGAGGATGCGGCACATGTGTTGCTGCTTGCCCGTCAAAGGCGGCCCAGCAGTACCTGTTCAGAGACGAGCAGATATATGCTGAAATAGAAGGAGTTCTGCTGTAA
- a CDS encoding hydrogenase iron-sulfur subunit: protein MSEFEPKIVGIFCNWCSYMAANLAGTARMKYPPNLRVVRVMCSGRIDPQFVFYAFKNGADGVLLAGCHPPTDCHYIEGNVKCLRRYRLLRKLLPQFGIEPERLRLEWISASEADKLKRVAEEFVEELRKLGPLEAKR from the coding sequence GTGAGTGAATTCGAGCCGAAGATAGTGGGGATATTCTGCAACTGGTGCTCTTATATGGCCGCAAATCTTGCTGGAACTGCAAGAATGAAGTACCCTCCGAATCTGAGGGTTGTTAGAGTAATGTGTTCGGGCAGAATAGACCCCCAGTTCGTTTTCTATGCATTCAAAAATGGGGCCGACGGTGTTCTGCTTGCAGGCTGTCACCCACCAACGGACTGCCACTACATTGAGGGTAACGTCAAGTGTTTGAGGCGTTACAGGCTTCTCAGGAAACTCCTTCCGCAGTTCGGAATAGAGCCTGAAAGACTCAGGCTTGAGTGGATTTCTGCAAGCGAGGCGGACAAACTGAAGAGGGTTGCGGAGGAGTTTGTTGAAGAACTCAGGAAGCTTGGACCCCTGGAGGCGAAAAGATGA
- a CDS encoding NADH-quinone oxidoreductase subunit B family protein — MKPKVALYWCASCGGCEEAVVDLAEAILDVVEKVDIVFWPVAMDFKREDVEALEDGEIVASFINGAIRFSEHVEMVELLRKKSKLVFAFGACACFGGIPGLANCCSSDEIFDYVYRDSPTVVNPDDVRPTPGCEACNVRLDVPEFLDECKALDEVIDVDYYIPGCPPSVNIIVDAFTALLEGNLPPKGSVLASQKSVCHDCRLNETKPEKILIKEFKRVWEAEPEPDKCLLAQGFLCLGPVTRGGCGALCVGGNMPCTGCFGPLDGVMDYGAKALSYIASIVDSMDEEEIDRILEKIPDPLGLFYKYSLPKSLLGGRIRRVAGGDDV; from the coding sequence ATGAAACCAAAGGTTGCTCTTTACTGGTGCGCAAGCTGTGGTGGTTGCGAGGAAGCTGTCGTGGATTTAGCAGAGGCAATACTCGATGTGGTTGAGAAGGTTGACATAGTGTTCTGGCCCGTTGCCATGGACTTCAAGAGAGAGGATGTAGAGGCTCTGGAAGATGGAGAAATAGTTGCAAGTTTTATAAACGGAGCAATAAGGTTTTCCGAGCACGTCGAAATGGTAGAACTGCTCAGGAAGAAATCCAAGCTCGTCTTTGCCTTTGGGGCATGTGCGTGCTTTGGCGGAATTCCAGGGCTTGCAAACTGCTGCAGCAGTGACGAGATATTTGATTACGTTTACCGCGATTCTCCAACTGTCGTGAATCCCGACGATGTCAGACCTACTCCCGGCTGCGAAGCTTGCAACGTCAGGCTCGACGTTCCAGAGTTCCTCGACGAGTGCAAGGCACTCGATGAAGTTATAGATGTCGATTACTACATTCCCGGTTGCCCCCCTTCAGTCAACATCATAGTCGATGCCTTCACAGCCCTTCTCGAAGGAAACCTCCCGCCCAAAGGCTCTGTTCTTGCATCCCAGAAGTCCGTTTGTCACGATTGCAGGCTTAACGAGACAAAGCCCGAAAAGATCCTCATTAAAGAGTTCAAACGCGTCTGGGAAGCTGAACCTGAGCCAGATAAATGTTTACTCGCTCAGGGCTTCCTCTGTCTTGGCCCAGTTACGAGGGGTGGATGTGGAGCGCTGTGTGTTGGCGGGAACATGCCATGCACGGGCTGTTTTGGCCCCCTCGACGGTGTTATGGACTACGGAGCCAAAGCACTGTCGTACATAGCATCCATCGTGGATTCCATGGATGAGGAGGAAATTGACAGAATTCTCGAGAAGATTCCAGATCCTCTTGGCCTATTTTACAAGTACTCCCTTCCAAAGTCCTTGCTTGGGGGCAGAATTCGAAGGGTTGCTGGAGGTGATGACGTTTGA
- a CDS encoding Ni/Fe hydrogenase subunit alpha — MSTKITIDPVTRLEGHGKIEIILNEEGNVDRAYFVIPELRGFEKFCVGRVAEDMPQITERICGVCPTAHHTASTKALDDLFGVEPPPAARKIRELIYSLFMLEDHALHFYILGGPDFIVGPNAPKAERNVVGVIKKVGVEVGKKVIGMRKEIRALMTHLGGKVVHPVFGLPGGVAKGIKEEERDGIIKLAEKGVEFAKFTLEVFHDIVLKNQEYVDLILSDAYRHETYYMGLVDENNCVNFYDGMVRVVSPEGKEYAKFHCSEYADYIAEHVEPWTYMRFPYLKNVGWKGFVDGAESGIYSVAPLARLNAAEGMATPEANEAYNEMYETVGEKPVHYSLANHWARVIEMVYAAERLLELAMDDELTDGYIRNIPDGVARKEGFGVVEAPRGTLFHHYCSDENGVLTKVNLIVATQQNAARMAMDIDRVAKALIKNGNVNDGILNMIEMAFRAYDPCHACATHAIGEMPLRINIRGPDGEILREIKV, encoded by the coding sequence TTGAGCACCAAAATCACAATTGATCCTGTTACGAGGCTCGAAGGACACGGAAAGATAGAGATTATACTCAACGAGGAGGGAAACGTCGACAGGGCATACTTTGTCATCCCTGAACTGAGGGGATTTGAGAAGTTCTGTGTAGGAAGAGTTGCCGAGGACATGCCTCAGATAACCGAAAGAATCTGCGGTGTTTGTCCCACTGCCCACCACACTGCCTCGACAAAAGCTCTCGACGACCTCTTTGGTGTTGAGCCTCCTCCGGCAGCGAGGAAGATAAGAGAACTGATTTACTCCCTGTTCATGCTTGAGGATCATGCACTCCACTTTTACATTCTCGGTGGCCCTGACTTTATAGTGGGACCAAACGCGCCGAAAGCGGAGAGGAACGTTGTCGGTGTCATAAAAAAAGTCGGAGTTGAAGTGGGCAAGAAGGTAATAGGGATGCGAAAAGAGATCAGAGCCCTTATGACACACCTCGGCGGAAAGGTAGTCCATCCAGTGTTCGGGCTGCCAGGAGGAGTGGCAAAAGGAATAAAGGAGGAAGAAAGAGATGGGATTATAAAGCTCGCCGAGAAAGGCGTCGAATTTGCAAAGTTTACTCTCGAAGTATTCCATGATATAGTCCTCAAAAATCAGGAGTACGTTGATTTAATTCTGTCCGATGCATACAGGCACGAGACATACTACATGGGTCTCGTTGACGAGAACAATTGTGTGAACTTCTACGATGGTATGGTGCGTGTTGTGTCGCCAGAAGGCAAGGAATACGCGAAGTTCCACTGCAGTGAGTATGCTGACTACATTGCCGAGCATGTTGAGCCCTGGACGTACATGCGCTTCCCTTACCTCAAAAACGTGGGGTGGAAGGGTTTCGTTGATGGAGCCGAAAGCGGAATCTACAGCGTTGCTCCACTCGCAAGGCTGAACGCCGCTGAGGGCATGGCCACTCCAGAAGCGAACGAGGCATACAATGAGATGTACGAAACAGTTGGCGAGAAGCCCGTACATTACAGCCTCGCGAACCACTGGGCGAGAGTAATTGAGATGGTCTATGCTGCAGAACGCCTCTTGGAGCTCGCAATGGATGATGAGCTAACGGATGGCTACATCAGAAACATTCCCGATGGGGTCGCGAGAAAAGAGGGCTTTGGTGTTGTCGAAGCTCCTCGTGGGACGCTATTCCACCACTACTGCAGCGATGAGAACGGAGTTCTCACGAAAGTCAACCTGATAGTTGCAACACAGCAGAATGCCGCTCGTATGGCGATGGACATAGACAGAGTTGCGAAAGCCCTGATAAAGAACGGAAACGTAAATGACGGCATTCTGAACATGATAGAGATGGCCTTCAGAGCCTACGACCCCTGCCACGCGTGTGCAACTCACGCCATTGGTGAAATGCCTCTCAGAATAAACATACGCGGCCCCGACGGAGAGATTCTAAGGGAAATTAAGGTATGA
- a CDS encoding hydrogenase maturation protease has protein sequence MNLVVCIGSETGNDSFGLRVARLIKGKVSARIEEATNYIDLLTFLYDASYEKLIVVDAVRGNEDYKLVEFDVRADGKVKAPMTHSITFFDAVRLAKALGILPDRVIVVGMEIASVEVEDEGRLEEVAAKAAERVAELCSE, from the coding sequence ATGAACCTCGTGGTGTGCATAGGCAGCGAGACTGGCAATGACAGCTTTGGCCTGAGAGTTGCCAGACTCATAAAGGGAAAAGTTAGCGCGAGAATAGAGGAGGCTACAAACTACATAGACCTGCTTACCTTCCTCTACGACGCAAGCTACGAGAAGCTGATTGTTGTGGATGCTGTTAGAGGAAACGAGGACTACAAACTCGTTGAGTTCGACGTCAGGGCCGATGGAAAAGTGAAGGCCCCGATGACGCACTCAATAACATTTTTCGATGCCGTCAGACTTGCAAAGGCCCTTGGAATTCTTCCCGATAGAGTTATCGTCGTTGGGATGGAGATTGCCAGTGTTGAAGTGGAGGATGAGGGCAGGCTGGAGGAAGTTGCCGCGAAGGCTGCGGAGAGAGTTGCCGAGCTTTGTTCTGAGTAA
- a CDS encoding transcriptional regulator, translating to MHAAVVESILRILDKAGFRVTDLVETKPRCFDIVARKDEIVMLIKVLYNVDSLKAEMAEEMKLVAKLLKASPVVVGERFKFDYLERGVVYNRYGLPVINTATFYDFVVEGIPPMVYSAPGGYYVRLDSERIREARQRLGISIGELAKMLGVSRRAIKKYEEGVDTSVENAVKLEEFLGEYVIKAIDILNFVKDDVEPKEDVELRNGEAEIVEQLRCIGVNVYPIKHAPFDVVSKTGDEAVLTGVKQVREIERRAAIIGKVSEVLSTKAAYIVEKEVKKGISSVVFLMKEELACVSSPKDFITLLNEKKSTERNI from the coding sequence ATGCACGCAGCGGTGGTAGAATCGATACTCAGGATACTGGACAAGGCAGGTTTCAGAGTTACGGACTTAGTTGAGACCAAACCCCGCTGCTTTGACATCGTTGCAAGAAAAGATGAAATAGTCATGCTCATAAAGGTGCTCTACAACGTCGATTCTCTCAAGGCTGAGATGGCCGAAGAGATGAAGCTTGTCGCCAAGCTGCTGAAAGCTTCGCCGGTAGTCGTCGGCGAGCGCTTCAAATTCGACTACCTTGAGAGAGGTGTAGTTTACAACCGCTACGGGTTGCCTGTGATAAACACCGCAACGTTCTACGATTTTGTTGTGGAAGGTATCCCGCCGATGGTCTATTCAGCTCCGGGTGGCTACTACGTCAGGCTCGACAGCGAGAGGATAAGAGAGGCGAGGCAAAGACTCGGTATATCCATTGGCGAACTTGCAAAGATGCTTGGCGTGTCGAGGAGAGCCATTAAGAAGTACGAAGAAGGTGTTGATACATCGGTGGAGAATGCAGTGAAGCTCGAAGAGTTCCTCGGCGAGTACGTGATCAAGGCAATAGACATCCTGAACTTCGTTAAGGATGATGTCGAACCAAAGGAGGATGTTGAGCTGAGGAATGGTGAAGCGGAGATAGTGGAGCAGCTACGCTGCATAGGCGTGAACGTTTACCCGATAAAGCATGCTCCTTTCGACGTTGTTTCTAAAACAGGTGACGAGGCTGTTTTAACAGGTGTTAAACAGGTCAGGGAGATCGAGAGGAGAGCCGCGATTATTGGTAAGGTCTCTGAAGTCCTCTCGACCAAAGCAGCATACATAGTTGAGAAAGAAGTTAAAAAGGGTATTTCATCTGTAGTATTCCTCATGAAGGAGGAACTCGCGTGCGTCAGTTCGCCAAAAGATTTTATAACCCTCTTGAATGAAAAGAAATCGACCGAAAGAAATATATAG